In a genomic window of Ranitomeya imitator isolate aRanImi1 chromosome 5, aRanImi1.pri, whole genome shotgun sequence:
- the ING5 gene encoding inhibitor of growth protein 5: MATAMYLEHYLDSIENLPCELQRNFQLMSDLDQRTEDKKKEIDTLASEYISKVRDLTPEQRVQHLQRIQNAYSKCKEYSDDKVQLAMQTYEMVDKHIRRLDADLARFEADLKEKLEGAEFDSSSGRGVKKNRGQKDKRGSRGRRVSEEDTVKKKKLKGGPVFSDAVLSVHPSDVLDMPVDPNEPTYCLCHQVSYGEMIGCDNPDCPIEWFHFACVDLTTKPKGKWFCPRCTQERKK; the protein is encoded by the exons gtatagAAAATTTACCATGTGAACTCCAAAGAAATTTCCAACTTATGAGTGATCTAGATCAGAGGACAGAGG ATAAAAAGAAAGAGATCGATACATTGGCCAGTGAGTATATCTCCAAGGTGCGGGACCTCACTCCTGAACAGAGGGTGCAGCATCTACAGCGTATCCAGAATGCTTACAGCAAGTGCAAAGAGTACAGTGATGACAAAGTGCAGCTGGCCATGCAGACCTATGAAATG GTGGATAAGCACATCAGGCGTCTGGATGCCGATTTGGCACGATTTGAAGCTGACCTCAAGGAAAAACTAGAAGGCGCAGAGTTTGACAGCTCGTCTGGACGTGGTGTGAAAA AGAATCGTGGTCAGAAGGATAAGCGCGGATCCCGAGGCCGCCGGGTATCTGAAGAAGATACAGTAAAGAAAAAGAAATTAAAAGGAGG GCCAGTCTTTTCAGATGCGGTTCTATCTGTGCATCCTTCCGATGTCCTTGATATGCCCGTGGACCCCAATGAGCCTACATACTGCCTGTGTCACCAGGTGTCCTATGGAGAAATGATTGGCTGCGATAACCCAGAT TGTCCCATTGAATGGTTCCATTTTGCCTGTGTAGATCTCACTACTAAACCAAAAGGAAAGTG gTTTTGTCCACGCTGCACTCAGGAGCGAAAGAAATGA